The region ATTTTGCAGTCAGGTTGTCTCAGTAGTGCCCAGACAAAGACAGCTAGGGAGCATGGTGAGACTTAGGTCAAACAAGCTCCCATGGGTCAGTTTGTCTGGATGGCAAAGGATGGCACAGGGCCAGAGATTTATTAGGTGTGTTTATGGAAGGGGAGGAACACAGGCTAAAAGTCCTCATGTGGGGAGGTTAAAGACAGCAGGAGAGCTGGAGTTATGGCCTCTTGCTGATGGCAGTCATATGTACGGCCACTGCCGTTACTGTTGGTGATATGCAAGCAACGTTGAGGTCATTTGTATCCTTATATTCCAcggttaaaaatatatatacatacatacaaatatatatacacacacaaacaggTGCTATTCCTAAATCTACCAAAGGACTGAGCAGTACAAGTTCCACTGGACCTAGGGATGACTTTAAGCCCTTAAAAATATACAGAACACACAAGGACTAGGGAGTATGAAAGGGTCCTAGCATCAGAGGGTGACTGCATTTCTACTGCTGTTTCACACATAAAAGCTAAGCTCAAAACATCCTGCCAGTACAGCAGAAGCAGTAGACTTCACTGCAATGCTACTGGAACACAAAGGTCTGCATGTCAGAGCCAGAACGATGAGTAGAGCTTCCAGCTCTCAGGCTGGAGCTTACCAGCAGAGCTGGTGCATCAGCAACTGCCAGCAACAACGGTGCCTACGCAGAGCTGGAGAAGGCTTGTCTTTCCATATGTTATCCTGTCCATATTAATCTATGCTGTTCTATCCTTATACTACACCTATAAGCACCAAACTGCATGTCCAAAAAGTGTATTGTAGGATCCAGATTACCATTCGGAGTGAACACACAAAACTTGGGAACATACCTTGTCTAAAAGCTCTTGGTTCCTCTTAATGAAAAGCTGTTTGTCTTCCACCCAGTGCGAGTCCTGTTGGATGAAGCAGTACTATTACAGAATAATCAAACTCCATGAAGTTGGGCATGTTTATTGAAAATTGGAGCCACAATATTCAGGCTTTAAAATCCTATAGGAACGAACTGTCATTTACAGAGTAACAACATATTAGTCTATCAAGCTGTAGCACGGCTTCTGAACTTGCTAGACCTGCCTGTTTACTGAACAGCCACATTATATCTCATGGAAGTCTATACTGAAATTGTGCTACATATTTTGTAAGCAGAGCAGGTAAGAtccaaaataggaaaagaaaatacacaagaaGTGCTTACCTGCCCTTTCTGTGCTAAAGTTTTCTCCAGATCTTCTATTTTGGCTTTATATCTCTGGACTTCAGCTTGGAGTTGCTCCTGAGCCTGTTGAAGTCAAGCACACCGTTAAACGGTAACAAACACAGCAATGTGACTGGTATTAAAAGGAAACCAAACACAGCAGAGTCTAGGTTTATGCTGTTGCTTCTACTGAGTAAGTAATCATTACAAAGATTCTGGCGCAGCAATGTTTTGTGCCATTGACATACAGATGACACAAGAGAACAGAGTGGTAGATCAGCCCCGTCTCCCCACCCAAGACTGTTATTACTGTTCATTGCATTAGAGTAGTGAAACACAAGCTCAGGTATTTGGGGTGACAGGCTTTGCTGGAAGACCCTAGTAAGGGGCAGTCCCTGAACTGAAGAAAAGTGCTTAGTAGATGAAAGTGGCAAAAGGTAGTGAAAAGAAGCAATTATAACTGCCTAGGGGGTCTTCAAGAGCTGACTCAATAAAGTGCTAAACAACCCATCTCAGAGCTgacactgctttgagcaggaattTGGGCTGGAGACCacccaaggtcccttccagcctgaatgattctatgattttattagAGGGACAACATTTTTAGCCTTGGAAGGTTTACTGTAGTCTGCATCACGTTCAAATTTGAATGTAATTTGCATTTCTCCATTAGAAACATTGAGGTGAATATTCTTAAAATTGGTGCAATGTGTGCCTTTGTGAAAGACCACAGGCCTCCACTTACCTTTAAAACCCAACCTCTTCACACCCGGGCAAAAGATGAGAAAACCCTTGTGATTCTGTGCCAAACTCCAGAATTGCCTAACTACAGAGTTTTCAGGTTCAGGTGGAGGACAACCCCTTGTAAACTGAGTGATTGCGTCCATTCTTCATTGTCACTCTCTTTAAATGTACTCAGCAAATGAGTGAAATGGATGACTCTCAGTTGTATGGATGTTGTATGTAACTCCATTCCCTTGTATGTCACTTTGAGGGGTTTGCATGTCCTGATAGCAATGAAATGCTTTTACCCTCAAACAACTACTGACCTTGGCTTCTCTTTCAGCATCTATGATGCCTCCCGTCTGCTCCTGCAGTAGTGCATACGCTCTCTGCAGGGCCTGGTATTCCTTTGTCAGCTGTCGAAACCGCAGCTCTGATTCTTCCGCTGCTAAACCCTGAGGTATAAGAAAGGACATGTCTAAGCCCCAGACAGTAAAGCACTGCCAAAGCAAAGAATCCAAGTGTGATTTGTTAAGCACAATAGCTGGTTTACAGGTCTTGATTCAAATAGCTTTTTTGGTGAGCTTGGTGTACTATGAAGTAATAAGAATGTGGAATTTATACAGTGTTTATATGTCTTTAAGCTAGAAGAAATGTGCTAGGTTTATTTCCttgaaggggagaggaaaaaaaatcatctcagatTGCAACGAAGTCATAGCTGTAGACTCTACGGACTAGATTTTGAAAGAACCTCTCAGCATTTCAGTGTATCAGTAACCAAACTTGAGGCCAAACTTAACGAAGAACTTATCACTCAATATGCACTATAAAAACCTAAATGGTTTTGAGAGCCTGGCCATTTGTTTTGCAAGTCAGTCTCTTGAAAACCTGTCCTTGCCTATGGAAAGAGTCAGATCTTACCTCATCTAGATCATCATCTGGGGTTGCTGGTGTTCTATCTGTTCTATATGAGGCCACAGAGGATGTTTCAGAGTCCATAGAATCATCATCGTACCCAAAAACTGTATCTACCACATGTCTCTAAAGAAGGGAAAATATGATATCTGAATCTCCTTGGAAACAGGTAGCATGAGTTTCTGATGGGGAGGGAAAGGTTAGTTCAAAAATCACATTGCTAGTTACTTAAAAAAGGCAGCACATGAAAAAAGAGCAATGGGCTACCCCTGGAATTACCATCTCCAAACAAAACTGAAGGGAACCATATTAAAGATTAGGTCTTGTGCTGGTGGAGAATGAGTTTGCTGATTAATTTTTCTAAGCTGAGGATCTGGCTCAGTCTAAGACTTGGAAAACATAATGGAAGAAGCAACACGCCAAACGAAAAGTCTCTGTCCTTGCAGGAAGGCAGGAGAATTGTTAATCCCAAAGCTGTTCAGAAGACATCTGTCAACATGCAGACTGGTGTGCAAAGATAACACCATACAGAGCTGGAAACGTGTGCAGAATAGGGAACCCTCCTTGTCTCATGGATACTACCGAAATTTTTAATATCTCAGTGCTTCTCTCACTGATATTGATGTTGGAGTGAGTGAAAGCTATGCTAATAAAAAACTAGTGTGAAGGAACTTTTATCTCACACATCTTTCCAGTACTACAGTAACTGCCACATGTTGTAAGAGATTGCTCACACTACacggtttgtttgtttgtctgacACCTCACTATCTCCAATCTCAGTAACTGAATTAATCAAGTTAAAACTGTGAGTCCTGTCCTATGAAGGTATAGATGCTTGACCCTGCAGGCTTAGTTTCAGGGTACATATCTAAGCATTTAAATACTTGGCTTATGAATAATTCTGCAGAGAAACTGATCAATGAGCATTTAAGATGTGCTTCTGCTTTGCaacatttttcacttttgctGACAGGTTACAATCTTCTAAACCTGGAATCTGAATCACACGAAAAACACGTACCAAAGATGCCAATAACCTTTTGCAtatattatctttttttgttccttataTTTCCAAGTGAAGACAATAGCCATATTGTCCCATGTTATAATCTCTGGCTTAGAAATTAAGTTAActgataaaaatactttttcgTCCTTGTCTCCCAGTTACACCTGCTGTGTATTGCTTCAGAACCCATATAGAAACAACGTGATGACACATCTAGGATTTACTGGTCTGAAATTCTCTGTGTGTAGGAGAGAGTTGCATTACTTTTTCTGAACATGACTGACATACTAAGGGATGTCCTTGGAGGACAAAGAGCAACCAAGCTCTGTTTCCTACacagtatttctgctttctgGAGGTGGGACATGGCTGTTGCAAAGTCATTCTTCACATCTAGCTGATAAAGGAGACATTTGAACCACTACTGACTACTCAGCTCTAAAATTGTTGTAAAATACACCAACTTTGGACTTGACCCAACTCAGGGTAATACAAGGGGCAGCCAAAGGCCTGTGGAACTGAGCAGGAGAGACTGACAATTTCTCAGGCAGAAACTTCCACCTGAAGAATAAAGATGTACAAGGATTTTGTTTTAGCCTGTATGtgctgtgaaaaaataaatagcagaagATAGATGGGAAGGTCTCTGGAAATGTAAATACATCTCAGCATAACAGACCTTGAGAccaatatttacagaaaccagATGGAAAGGAGATTATTACTATTTCAGAGAGGGGGCGATAAGTcccattttgctgaaaataaaatagttaCACCCCCTTAACTAAATTTCAAAGTAGACTTAGAAAGCTCTCCCAAAGTAACTAAGGTGTTTATAAACCTGATCACTAAAGCAGATTGTTATAATCCACAAAGCTCTCTTTAATCAGATTGCAAAGTGTGTTTTCCTACAGAGCCTACTAGTATTTTTATaagctgaaaacaatttttcctcTTACCTTAATTGGCTTTGAGCTCCTTTTATGCTTTCTGCGACGAATAAGTTTCTCCCTGTcctgaaaaataagattaaaaagttactctctcttctcttttgcagCTGTAGAAGGCCAAatccacagagaaaataaatcattGGGCTTCCACTGACTCTCTGTTCATTCATTGAAACAGGAATCTGATTCCAGGTGGAAGGGATGACTCATATCCAAATCTGTACATGTGTCAGCTGAAAACCACTTGAAGAAGGGAAGATGGGATACCTGAACCCCTCGCCCCCCAGCCTTGTTGTGCAGTTGCCTTGACAGGCTGTCAAATGACATGCACTGATGGATTTCCTGTTAAAATGCGAGGCTTGTTGCAGGGGACTAGTCTGGGCTTTGTATGAGAGGCTGTCTGCCTTCCCTGCAAAGGAGATGCTGCCTCTGTCTCAAGTCATTAAATGACGGTAGTGTTGATCTCACCACTCCTAGCAATGATGTCTTAGAAGAGGCAACAGCCTGTTTTGGagtctctttctccttcccctcaaCATCATAATGCAAAGTCAGCTGAAAAAGGGATTGTCAGTATTAAATGACAGAAGAACTAGTGAACCACTGTCCAGCAGCACGCACTTTCCCAGCACATGATACTGCACTGTGTGCCTGCCTCTTGTTAAGGAAACTTTGAATGGTGGCTTAGATATAATGGTAAACCAGCGTGGCACAGCCTTGTGAACATGCAGATATTTTCCCAAGTTCCATGGTTCTTAGTCTGCGTTCATTTCTAGAGCTCAATTCACACACAAGAGTTATGCTTTTGGGTTGTAGTAGCTGATGCCCTGCTAGAAATTCAGTTAAACTGCACCCTTGCATACCTACACCTAAAAATTTGCAGgtgttaaaattaaaatcagataTTAACCCTCAGACCTCTAGTTATAAGAAGAAATACTATCAGTGGTGAACCGTACACAGGAATCATTCCTAATTTCCTGGTGCTCTGGACATACCCTTGTTAACTCATCAATTATGTTCTGTTGTTCTATGACCTGAAGCTTTAAGAATTCAGTTTCTTGCTCCTCATTAGCCTGATCCAGATCATTGAgagatcttaatttctttagaGGAGGATGTGATGTCATCTTTTCTCTCTACGGtaagaagaagaaacagacaaaataagATCCAgcaattaaaagacaaaagacCACCTTTCAGTTAAAAATCAGACTTTATCTTTCATTTAAGCTGTACAGCCCTTTAAATATGCTTCAGCTACACcatttttataactttattaATAGCCATCAGCACTTCTTAACAATAAAGCACAGCAAGGCCGAGTTCTTCAACCAGAATGACAAAGCTTTATCTGTTTACTTATTGTGTGGCAATACAGCCTCTACAGCAGCTCTTAAAGGTCATATATGGTAGCTTTTCCTTTGCCATGCATCAAGATGCCCCAACATGTGGCAAATATAGTTCAGGCTATACCCACCTGTCCAGTGGGTATGCAAATAGCATCTATCCCTAAAACCCCATGCCCTTACTGATACCGATCATATGACCATATACAGTGAGGAAATGGACATGCTTTAGTCATGTGAAAGACATACATCTAgtcagaagaggaggaaagacaaaaaaagtggtACCAGATCTATTTCAAGTAGAAGTCCACATTCTGCCTGCTCCTGAGCATATGTGGGAGAAGAGATGGCTACGGCCCATGAGAATTACTCTAGCCACCCACAGCTTGCTAACTTCCATAATTTGGAAGTAATATATAATGTAAAAAAATCTATAATGTAAAAATCAGATGTGAGGGAGCCAAGTTAGAACATATGtgctgtgtgtgcatatatgcacCAGTGGTGCTGCCCACTAACGTCTAATGCATGCAGATTCCCCAGTCCCTTCTCTTTGCTGTGGCAGATCCTAAGGGGCTGTGATCTGTACTACCACAGCTGTGGAAGAAGAATTCTGATCTGCAACACCTGCAATAAGTTTATCTGTCTTCAGGGCATGGGTGAATTGCAGAGTCTTAAAGTGGATTAACCTTGTAACACTAAAGTCTTTTTTCTACAAGACAAGAAAGTGAATCTGATCATCTCATCCTAATCGGCAAGAAAGCCGCATCCATTGCAGAACAGTCAGCCTGCTCAAGATGAGGACAGTGGCTATTGCAAGCCAGAGACAAGACACACAAACACAGTTAGCAGAGGAAGTCTTCTCAGCCTGCCAGCTTACATCTGGCAACCCAAAACTTCCACCTCCTTTTTTTATGAATGCCAAAGCAACATCAGTGCATATGTAGGGACTGGATTCTGACTGATTCTCAGTGCAATTCCATTTGAATGATACACAGACATAACTGCTTTGACCCTGCTTCATGTACCCCTGATATGTGAAATTTCTAACCCTAGCCAAATTTACAACACCACTATTCTCCCTTTCCCATATCCTTCTACTACGTGTATGTTTTATGGAAAGATTGTATGTGCTCAGTGGCAGACCAGAACTTTACTTTGCCATCATCAGCTCTAAGAAGAACATGTACATTCAAAAATGAACATCATGCTGGCTGAAAACATTGCTCTTAGCCTCCTTTTTGAGTTCCAGATGCAAAATAGCACAGTGGAATATGACTCAAtgatacaacattttttttcttttttaaaaacaactgaaaCTCAATATTCTAATTTTGGGGATAGTATTAAAGACTGAGATTATGCATTCACTTAAATATATTGCACATGTATGCATAATACACAATGTTATATTATGTAAGTCTATTATATACAGACCTAGGCATGGCTATATATTATCAATAGTATTACAAGCTATATACAACACATTTTCTCCAagtatatacatgcatacactaTGCACATGTGGCCACCATAACAGACATAGATCATATAGTAATCCTCATTTTGCTCTTCAGTACCAACCATTTCTATATTTTCTTTAGTGACTGCTTTGAGTTTATCTTCCATGCGCTGCAAAGACTGCATAAGTTCATCATTCCTCTTCGTGAGGCACTTGTTCTTTTCCAGAAGAGGTTTACATTGTTTCTCAGCTTCTCGGACACGCTTCAACTGGATTGATAATAGCAATTAATAATTGTAAATAAtccaaataaaagatattttttctccctcctttgttAGAAGTATTTTTACTTCCCTGTTGGACTACTGTCCCAGTAAAATGCCAGACAAAGTGATCTAATGGAACTGATGATTACTTCTGTAACTTTTTCCATACATCTCAAAGCATAATTCTGCATATCTGTTTCTGAAAGATCTCTTTATCTATGGGAAAACGCAGACATAGAGATGAAgcaacccaacacacacacaggcaACTGCAAAGCTGCTAAAAAAGCCCAAAACGACCTGTGCTTTATCTGCAAGAAACCCACTGATTTTCTCATTGAAAGACAGATTTGCATACTCAGTCTGGATCACAGCAATAACAACATAGTTGTAAGTCTGGTCTTTAATGCCACAAAGTGAAATACTTGTGCATATGCACAATGAACTTTGTTTTAATCAACAAATCACATAACATTTAAACAACAAATCCCGTAAGATAGGAAGGTATCTTAGGGCATGCTTGTAAGTTACAGTATTGGTACAACTAGAGTTTTAACCAAGATCTCTTCCTCTGAAAAATTAGCTCCATCCAGTAATACTGAGTGTTTTATAGATataatttcttttcctaaggGAGGACAAAGAAGATGGCTTGTGGCTGTGGAAAGACATCATCTTTGTGCCTGGATGATCTACGTAACAAAGGCACTGTCCCAGTTCTGTATTACTATTTGTCACTGGGAGGTTCCTGCCCTCTGCAGTTCTGCTGAGGAAAGGACTGCAAGAGTTTTCTGTAGCTATTAAGAACAGTTAACCACATCCGCTTACATCATCACATCATCTTACTAGGCTATTTAAACTAACCCAGTGATTTTGTCTGAAACAGGTTAGCAAGTACCTGAAGATCCCTTCTGCTAACAGAAAAGGCGGGAGCAGCTAGGAAGCAGTTACATCTTTGATCAGCACAGTTGTGGGCAAAACAACCATTTGTCCTACCCTAAGAATGAAGCTGGTCGTTGCTAGTCCGAATGTATCTTAAAGTGTATGGTATTTCCAGCAGTACTCCTGGTCACATTTAACAAAATGTGTTCATTGTAGTCACATCGTGCAAGACACAGCTTAGaagccttttaaaatgttttttttggggttttttttcctggtgaagaAGTAGGCTGAATATTTAATGACATGGAACAGCTAATAAAGCTGACTCTTCAGACTCCAAGCTACTCAGTATCACAGAAACTTGGGGGTTGAGAGCTTTTCGTATCTGAAGACAGACACATGAACATATTTGTAATTTGCAATCTTGAAAAGacattattttgcaaatattacATTAAGAACATTGAGGAGACCCAAGCCAGCTAAATTTATACGAAAGGAGTGCATTAGGTCTCCTAGCtcaggaacaaaaataaaaaatatcaagagttgaatttcaccaccctcatcctTAATCAAAGAAGTAGAAATATGGACAAGTTAAAAAGCCAGGGTGCTGACTTCAACACACAGGTACCACCACCTAGGAGTAAATCAGATAAAGGGATCAATTCACCATTGTCCATTCTCCCTAGATCCAATATTTAACTATTCTCAACCTGGTCAAATACTGGACTACACACATTATTTCATTTACAAGGTAAGTCTCACCATACACTGTTGTATGCTCTAAAGGTCAGGGAGGGAACACAAGCATTTATATAGAAACCTACAAGCCTCTCTGCCTCAACTTTCATTGTGATTTTGTACTCATATAACTTCAATGAAATTACTGTTTAAttctaggattaaaaaaaatcatcctcagCCTCCTCAGTGACTAGCCTGATGGATGGAAAAGGCACGTTCATCACTGGCTACCATCCTTGGAtccttctctttgcctttccctATGGGTCCCAACCTCCTGTGTCAGATAGCACAAAGCTCACACACCAGTTCGTTTCGTTCATCAACAAGCAACGTGTTCCTGTCTTCCAGCTTCCGGATTGTGGCATTCAGCTCTGCTATCCTCTTCTGGTTTCTGCGCAAGTCCTGTTCATTGGCAACAACATAATACAGTTACTgattcttttcaaaatatgtgCTTGGGAATAGAATCCTCAAAAACCACACACCAGTCAACTTAGGCTGTCATCATCAACAAATTATATTTACGGATTTTTATAGTATTGAACATGCTGGCAAATATACATTTTTGGAAGAAAGTATCTGGTTTGGGGGATACTTTAATTGAAAATTttcaactgtttaaaaaaataaagagaaaacaaccaaaacagaTGTCGATATTTTTTTatgatgggaaagaaaaagcaaaaagctaaGAGATTCtaattttaattgccttttcctATACATTGCTTCTATTTGCTGAGCCACTATGTCAGGCGAAAAAGTAAGGACAACCCTTTCAGTATCAATTGCAATTACTTTCTTATTCCTCATTTGTATATGtgtagatatgtatatatatacacatttgttTTACAAACATCATATATTTAGTCACACAACCAGTGAGTTGCATGCTTTGTGAATGACAGCAAGGGCTATATATGTGGAGAAtaagacagagaaagaggaggatCTCCTAAGAATCTCCCAGATTGCCCATCCCAGCCTTCTCTCTGCCCATCTTCCCAATTCTATCTGTTTTTTGAGGATGCATGCTATCCAGGTAGTTATATTCATGGAATGATTCTTTCAAAGGGGCACTAATTATTTAAGAACTTTTATATTTGTAAATAGAGCAACTGAGGAAACAGCCTTACAAAAGTCTGTCCCACTAGCATTCTCACTGAAGAATCTATGGACATAGCTTCTCTGTAGTGAATAAGAGTGCAAATGTTTCCCCAGGGCCtgagaaaatatttaagcaaGAGAAACACTGCCACGTTTCTGTTTTGCAGGGACCAGTAAAACCTGCGTACAGGGCTGCTGCAGTGCTCTGAACCATCTCCAGCCCTTCCTGGGATCTCTCTCTTGGGACTGCTCATGTTACACTCTGCCTCCTTCACCAAGAAGAGCTGTTCATCCAGAGCTTccttctgcagctgcagcttctgcacATAGCCTGTCTGTGTCTCCAGTTCTTTCTCCAAGGAAAATATGATCCTGTCTTTAGCCTTGATCTCGTCCATCTGAAATGAGAGAAATACCAGAACAACAATATTACTGTGTAAACAGCATTTCAGCCTTCTCCAATCTAGTAGTATACGACTTACTTAATAGCAGTGTTCACCACTTAAATCTACTATATCATACTGCATCCGGCTTGTAAAATGATACACTTTGAGGTTTCAGCCATAACCGTACATTGGTTCATATTCACCAGCTTTACACAGAGTGAAGCCCAGGAACTGAGCACAGTATGATGTGTTAACAGATAATTGGATGAAGAGTTCAGGCTTTCACACTGCATTTTGTTCAGTTACTTTTACTAGTGAAAAATAAGTATAAACTCTGACAACCCCCAAAAAGTTGACACTAGCTCCTGCTTGTGTAAATGGAGCTACATTAGCTGAGACAGTAGAAGTGACAGTCCAGTTCTCACAAACAGAAGATCTGTGCAGACCCAGTATTTCTTAAAGCTGATTGCCATGTTACTAATCTGCTGAGTGCAAACTCAAGGCTATTCATTGTATTATCACCACATCTCTGCCCAGGACTATACAAGACAAAAAGAACTGCCTCTTATTTCACCTCACAGCAACTTCAAGAATGACAGCTGAGAGGAAAATTTTGGATTAAAACTTAGAATAATATCAGCCCATACAAGCCCTGCAACCATAAAAATTGATACAAAGCTGCTAACATCATTGACCTCAAGAAAACTTGGTGAACCAGAATTTGCAAATCActctgacaaaataaaaatactattaTCTGGGAACGATACAAATCATTCCCTGAAAACAAGAATATCTACGCTAAATTTTGCCTGAAGCTTCCAGAGATACTTTCTGGTCTTGCAGCTTCTTAGGCTTGCTAAAATCCTCCccaaagtatttttcaaatgaGTAAGGCTAGATTCTGATCTCCATTAACTAGATGTCACTCTGATGTAACTTCCTCCACTCTGATAGCAATACACAAGTGGTTTCCAAATTCATTTTAAGTCAGATAAAAATAACTCTGGACTTGTTCAAGGTTCTTATGTGAGTAAATAGCCTTAAAAAAGCCTTTCAATAATTGCTAAAGATAAAATCATACAACACATAGGTGGAACCCGAGTTGATCTTAATGTTACTAAATGGCTCAGTTTTATCCTGAATTTCATTATAGttcctttttatattaaaacCCTGAAAACAGATCCTCAatttcagatgagaaaaaaaaataaaagtagtttGTCCTCATGGCTACACAGAACTGCAAATGAGGATCAAAGTAACAAGAAAGGTCAAAATTTGGAAGAATCCACCACTACTAGTCTGTGCTATATTGAGCATTTTGGCAACACAAGAGTACACCTCCAGTACACAGACTTTGAATTGGGGGaggggagacaaaaaaaaaataatcattcttgACAGTTtaaattactatttcttttacTTAACTGTTGAATCTTGAATTCCAGTTTTCAAGTCAAACCTTTCACTGTTGCAAGCAGGTCCAGCTCCCCGGATGATAGGGAAATGTGACAACTTGCACCACTGCTGATGTGGGCCTCATTTTGTTCTCACTTTCCCCAGTAATTACTGAAGGTTATGGCAAGACCAAACCAAAAGATACCCTGCCATGGTTTAATGCATTTAGGATACCATCACAAGGGCTAGAGAAACTAACAAACTGCCAAGTGCAGATGCAAACGCTCTTTTTCTAATACTTTGCATTGCGCATGTACTAGCATCTCAGCAAGCCAAATCCTTATGGATTAAGCCAATCACTCTTTAAGGTGTTAGCTGCCATCACAGTGGTAGCTCTAGCTGACTCACCATGATCTATTTACTGCTGAGAAACGACAGTGAGAAGTTTGCAATACTTTTGCAAACTGAAGTACATTGCAGAGTTCTGTTATTCACAAAAGCTAAGAGGCACAAGACGCAAACTCAGTACAGTGTAAGAGATCACACAAACTGTTTTGGTTACTGACCAGGCGGCGAATATCTCTTTCACTCTCCCATTTGATCTTGGAAATAGCTTCCTGGTGGGACTGATGCTCACTCCGAAGATCTCCTGCCTTGATCTTATCGGCTTGGATCATATTATTCAGGGCCTCATCTACCTGCTTTTTGGCAGACTTCAGTTCAGTAATTTCCTGCAGAAGCTTAAGGCGCTCAGAGTCAAACTGTTTTCTGGCCTCTTCACGAGCCTCAATAGTTAGCGCTGTCCTTACTTTATCACTGCTCCCATCCCGCAGCGCACACAGCGCTGATTTGAGGCGCTGGATTTCGCTGTCTCGGACTTTCACCATCCGCGTCATCTCCTGCTCATGCTGTTTGATGAGATTCTCCCTCACGGCCTGCAGCTCCTTCATTTTCTCCTCATGGAGTTTGGCTTTTAGCTCCGTGATCTGCACAGTCTGCTTGCGTTGCTCCACCTCGCGGATACGCTTAGTTTCTTGAGTCTTCTCTCTTTCAAGTTTAGCAACCTACATTGAGATAAAATGAAAGTCACCTGCTACCAACATGTTCTCAAAACAAGCCCACCAGACACACAGCCACGTCAAAGTGAGGAAGACCCTGCTGCAGACCCTAGATGATCCTCCACACTCCTACAACAAAATATGGGCCAACTCCTGGAGCATTCACATAGATTTTACACTGTCTTTACTCAAGCCAAAACAT is a window of Accipiter gentilis chromosome 26, bAccGen1.1, whole genome shotgun sequence DNA encoding:
- the JAKMIP2 gene encoding janus kinase and microtubule-interacting protein 2 isoform X3, translating into MSKKGRSKGEKPEALIVALQAANEELRTKLTDIQIELHQEKSKVAKLEREKTQETKRIREVEQRKQTVQITELKAKLHEEKMKELQAVRENLIKQHEQEMTRMVKVRDSEIQRLKSALCALRDGSSDKVRTALTIEAREEARKQFDSERLKLLQEITELKSAKKQVDEALNNMIQADKIKAGDLRSEHQSHQEAISKIKWESERDIRRLMDEIKAKDRIIFSLEKELETQTGYVQKLQLQKEALDEQLFLVKEAECNMSSPKREIPGRAGDGSEHCSSPDLRRNQKRIAELNATIRKLEDRNTLLVDERNELLKRVREAEKQCKPLLEKNKCLTKRNDELMQSLQRMEDKLKAVTKENIEMREKMTSHPPLKKLRSLNDLDQANEEQETEFLKLQVIEQQNIIDELTRDREKLIRRRKHKRSSKPIKRHVVDTVFGYDDDSMDSETSSVASYRTDRTPATPDDDLDEGLAAEESELRFRQLTKEYQALQRAYALLQEQTGGIIDAEREAKAQEQLQAEVQRYKAKIEDLEKTLAQKGQDSHWVEDKQLFIKRNQELLDKIEKLEAENNRLQQELQDARDQNELLEFRNLELEERERRSPPFNLQIHPFSDGVSALQIYCMKEGVKDVSIPDLIKQLDILGDNGNLRNEEQVAIIQASTVLSLAEKWIQQIEGAEAALHQKMMELESDMEQFCKIKGYLEEELDYRKQALDQAYMRIQELEATLYNALQQETVIKFGELLTEKQQEELRTAVEKLRRQMLRKSREYDCQILQERMELLQQAHQSARPHR
- the JAKMIP2 gene encoding janus kinase and microtubule-interacting protein 2 isoform X2; this translates as MSKKGRSKGEKPEALIVALQAANEELRTKLTDIQIELHQEKSKVAKLEREKTQETKRIREVEQRKQTVQITELKAKLHEEKMKELQAVRENLIKQHEQEMTRMVKVRDSEIQRLKSALCALRDGSSDKVRTALTIEAREEARKQFDSERLKLLQEITELKSAKKQVDEALNNMIQADKIKAGDLRSEHQSHQEAISKIKWESERDIRRLMDEIKAKDRIIFSLEKELETQTGYVQKLQLQKEALDEQLFLVKEAECNMSSPKREIPGRAGDGSEHCSSPDLRRNQKRIAELNATIRKLEDRNTLLVDERNELLKRVREAEKQCKPLLEKNKCLTKRNDELMQSLQRMEDKLKAVTKENIEMREKMTSHPPLKKLRSLNDLDQANEEQETEFLKLQVIEQQNIIDELTRDREKLIRRRKHKRSSKPIKRHVVDTVFGYDDDSMDSETSSVASYRTDRTPATPDDDLDEGLAAEESELRFRQLTKEYQALQRAYALLQEQTGGIIDAEREAKAQEQLQAEVQRYKAKIEDLEKTLAQKGQDSHWVEDKQLFIKRNQELLDKIEKLEAENNRLQQELQDARDQNELLEFRNLELEERERRSPPFNLQIHPFSDGVSALQIYCMKEGVKDVSIPDLIKQLDILGDNGNLRNEEQVAIIQASTVLSLAEKWIQQIEGAEAALHQKMMELESDMEQFCKIKGYLEEELDYRKQALDQAYMQETVIKFGELLTEKQQEELRTAVEKLRRQMLRKSREYDCQILQERMELLQQAHQRIRDLEDKTDIQKRQIKDLEEKFLFLFLFFSLAFILWP